The following proteins come from a genomic window of Novosphingobium aromaticivorans DSM 12444:
- a CDS encoding DNA-directed RNA polymerase subunit alpha, with amino-acid sequence MTVNIKNWQELKKPNNLEIKPGNDSKRRATFVAEPLERGFGLTLGNALRRVLLSSLQGAAVTSIKIENVLHEFSSLAGVREDVTDIVLNVKQIALKMQGEGPKRLQLSATGPGEVKAGDIAVTGDIEVMNKDLVICHLDEGATFNMELTVDTGKGYVPAVSNRPVDAPIGLIPVDSLYSPVRQVSYKVENARIGQELDYDKLNLTVETDGTVTPEDAVAYAARILQDQLALFVHFDDQVPVGHVPMVAGVPAHAPEESDANQLNRYLLKKVDELELSVRSANCLKNDNIIYIGDLVQKTEAEMLRTPNFGRKSLNEIKEVLSSMGLRLGMDIPGWPPENIEEMAKKLEQELLG; translated from the coding sequence ATGACTGTCAACATCAAGAACTGGCAGGAACTGAAGAAGCCCAACAATCTCGAGATCAAGCCGGGCAACGATTCCAAGCGCCGTGCGACTTTCGTCGCCGAGCCGCTTGAGCGTGGTTTTGGTCTCACGCTCGGCAACGCGCTGCGTCGCGTGCTGCTCTCCTCGCTTCAGGGCGCGGCGGTCACCTCGATCAAGATCGAGAACGTTCTGCACGAATTCTCGTCGCTCGCCGGCGTGCGCGAGGACGTCACCGACATCGTGCTCAACGTCAAGCAGATCGCGCTCAAGATGCAGGGCGAAGGCCCCAAGCGTCTCCAGCTTTCGGCAACCGGTCCTGGCGAAGTCAAGGCCGGCGACATTGCCGTGACGGGCGACATCGAGGTCATGAACAAGGACCTCGTGATCTGCCATCTCGACGAAGGCGCGACCTTCAACATGGAACTGACCGTCGATACCGGCAAGGGCTACGTCCCCGCCGTGTCGAACCGTCCGGTAGACGCTCCGATCGGTCTGATCCCGGTTGACTCGCTCTATTCGCCGGTCCGTCAGGTCTCCTACAAGGTCGAGAACGCCCGCATCGGTCAGGAGCTTGACTACGACAAGCTCAACCTGACGGTCGAAACCGACGGCACCGTCACTCCGGAAGACGCCGTGGCCTATGCCGCGCGCATCCTTCAGGACCAGCTTGCGCTGTTCGTCCACTTCGACGACCAGGTTCCGGTCGGCCACGTTCCGATGGTCGCGGGCGTTCCTGCCCACGCGCCGGAGGAAAGCGACGCGAACCAGCTCAACCGCTACCTTCTCAAGAAGGTGGACGAGCTGGAACTGTCGGTTCGCTCGGCCAACTGCCTCAAGAACGACAACATCATCTACATCGGCGACCTGGTCCAGAAGACCGAAGCCGAGATGCTGCGCACGCCGAACTTCGGCCGCAAGTCGCTCAACGAGATCAAGGAAGTTCTCTCCTCGATGGGTCTGCGCCTCGGCATGGACATCCCCGGCTGGCCGCCGGAGAACATCGAAGAGATGGCCAAGAAGCTCGAACAAGAGCTTCTGGGCTAA
- the rpsK gene encoding 30S ribosomal protein S11, with the protein MAREPQRIKRRERKNITSGIAHVNASFNNTMVTITDAQGNAISWSSAGMMGFKGSRKSTPYAAQVAADDAGKKAAEHGVRTLEVEVKGPGSGRESALRALQAVGFTITAIRDVTPIPHNGVRPSKRRRV; encoded by the coding sequence ATGGCACGCGAACCCCAGCGCATCAAGCGCCGCGAGCGCAAGAACATCACCAGCGGCATTGCGCACGTCAACGCCAGCTTCAACAACACGATGGTCACCATCACCGATGCCCAGGGCAACGCCATTTCGTGGTCGTCGGCCGGCATGATGGGCTTCAAGGGCAGCCGCAAGTCGACGCCGTACGCCGCGCAGGTCGCTGCTGACGATGCCGGCAAGAAGGCTGCCGAGCACGGCGTCCGTACCCTCGAAGTCGAGGTCAAGGGCCCCGGTTCGGGCCGTGAAAGCGCGCTGCGCGCCCTTCAGGCGGTCGGTTTCACCATCACGGCCATCCGTGACGTGACCCCGATCCCGCACAACGGCGTTCGTCCGTCGAAGCGTCGTCGCGTCTGA
- the rpsM gene encoding 30S ribosomal protein S13: MARIAGVNIPTNKRVIIALTYIHGIGSFKAKQIADKLGIDHSRRVQDLSDAEILQIREAIDAEHTVEGDLRREVAMNIKRLMDLACYRGLRHRKGLPVRGQRTHTNARTRKGKAKPIAGKKK, from the coding sequence GTGGCTCGTATTGCCGGGGTCAACATCCCCACCAACAAGCGCGTTATCATCGCGCTGACCTACATTCATGGTATCGGCTCGTTCAAGGCCAAGCAGATCGCCGACAAGCTGGGCATCGACCACAGCCGTCGCGTTCAGGACCTTTCGGACGCCGAGATCCTCCAGATCCGTGAAGCGATCGACGCCGAACACACCGTGGAAGGTGATCTTCGTCGCGAAGTGGCGATGAACATCAAGCGTCTCATGGACCTCGCGTGCTATCGTGGTCTGCGTCACCGCAAGGGCCTGCCGGTCCGCGGTCAGCGCACGCACACGAACGCCCGTACCCGCAAGGGCAAGGCCAAGCCGATCGCCGGCAAGAAGAAGTAA
- a CDS encoding acyltransferase, producing MSEETAARRQRPRTLRQRLQHFMRVRFWRMDIAADAWIAPTASLDRNWPRGIHVGENCVIDEWAIVLSHDYTRGLYRDTVIGPRSVIGTRAIVMPGVRIGADCRVEPGTVVSRDLVDGEHVAGHPARKVGSS from the coding sequence GTGAGCGAAGAGACGGCAGCACGGCGACAGAGGCCCAGGACCCTGCGCCAGCGCCTCCAGCATTTCATGCGCGTCCGCTTCTGGCGGATGGACATTGCCGCCGACGCATGGATCGCGCCCACCGCCTCGCTCGACCGCAACTGGCCGCGCGGCATCCACGTTGGCGAGAATTGCGTGATCGACGAATGGGCGATCGTGCTGTCCCACGACTACACGCGCGGGCTCTATCGCGACACGGTGATCGGCCCGCGCAGCGTGATCGGCACCCGTGCGATCGTCATGCCCGGCGTGCGGATCGGCGCCGATTGCCGCGTCGAACCGGGTACGGTCGTCAGCCGCGACCTCGTCGATGGAGAGCATGTGGCCGGACACCCCGCGCGCAAGGTCGGTTCCTCCTGA
- a CDS encoding acyltransferase — protein MARRGLHQFDRVRQIALALRRSWLGLTRGVTFAEDVDLSMSTTFVNRTRGAISIGQSTAIALHCIVSSVRDDGSTAPVRIGSRCFIGAGSLILPGVTIGDGTVVAAGSVVSRDLPSDCIASGNPARIVRRGIDAGYLGRMPDAWMNQRLMQVTEALREGKVGRRSAATKAD, from the coding sequence ATGGCGCGCAGAGGCCTCCACCAGTTCGACCGGGTCAGGCAGATCGCGCTTGCGCTGCGTCGATCCTGGCTTGGCCTCACACGAGGCGTGACCTTCGCCGAGGATGTCGATCTGTCGATGAGCACCACGTTCGTCAACCGGACGCGAGGCGCCATTTCCATCGGACAGTCCACCGCGATCGCATTGCACTGCATCGTCAGCTCGGTGCGCGACGACGGCAGCACCGCGCCGGTGCGCATCGGTTCGCGGTGCTTCATCGGCGCCGGGTCGTTGATCCTGCCGGGCGTGACCATCGGCGACGGCACCGTGGTTGCGGCTGGATCGGTCGTTTCGCGCGACCTGCCCAGCGACTGCATTGCGTCCGGCAATCCCGCCCGGATCGTGCGCCGGGGAATCGACGCGGGATATCTTGGCCGGATGCCCGACGCATGGATGAACCAGCGGCTCATGCAGGTGACCGAGGCCCTGCGCGAAGGCAAGGTGGGGCGCAGATCCGCGGCGACGAAGGCCGATTGA
- a CDS encoding DoxX family protein: MTGLTSALAGLRLALLGGLTLLLGAFHGFVGWHKLFSSREELMLHKAWTVHIPDVVGRAVGMAEIVLTAALLVALVRPSLARLGLWSCGAFIALEIVSTITHQVSRDGAPLAQNLLSIALTGALAWLFATRDRRQIRSA, translated from the coding sequence ATGACCGGATTGACCTCCGCGCTGGCGGGGTTGCGCCTTGCGCTGCTTGGCGGGCTGACGCTGCTGCTGGGCGCGTTCCATGGCTTCGTCGGGTGGCACAAGCTCTTCTCGTCGCGCGAGGAACTGATGCTCCACAAGGCATGGACCGTGCACATTCCCGACGTGGTGGGACGCGCGGTCGGCATGGCGGAGATTGTCCTGACCGCGGCATTGCTCGTCGCGCTCGTGCGGCCTTCCCTTGCCCGCCTCGGCCTGTGGTCCTGCGGCGCATTTATCGCGCTCGAGATCGTCTCGACGATCACCCACCAGGTATCGCGCGACGGCGCCCCGCTTGCGCAGAACCTGCTGTCGATTGCGCTGACGGGCGCGCTTGCGTGGCTCTTCGCGACGCGGGACCGGCGTCAGATCCGCTCTGCCTGA
- a CDS encoding RelA/SpoT family protein: protein MLRQYELVERVLAYDPDADEAMLNRAYVYTVQKHGTQKRASGDPYFSHPVEVAGLMTELKLDQDTIITALLHDTVEDTLTTVEDIERLFGPDVARLVDGVTKLSKIETMSESERAAENLRKFLLAMSEDLRVLLVKLADRMHNMRTLHYIKSEEKRRRIARETMDIYAPLAERVGMYEYMREMQLLAFEQLEPEAYATITGRLAAIRSEEGAQVDAIALEIKKALAEAGLRVEVSGREKHPYSIWRKMAERHVSFEQITDIMAFRVLTDDEDDCYKALGILHRAWQMIPGRFKDYISTPKMNGYRSLHTALIYSNAMRVEVQIKTRDMHERNEFGLAAHWAYKQGGKPDGQVGWLRDLIEILESSHDAEELLENTKMAIYQDRIFAFTPKGSLFQLPKGATPIDFAFAVHTNLGAQAVGAKINGRHVPLRTPLGNGDVVEIIKSRTSEPQLSWLGFVVTGKARAAIRRFVRQKERAEVAAIGRKLYEEIVERLPTKIGKKALADALKRLKMASEEDFMFAIGAAKLDDRQVMEALVPGSAANIPEENWPSQRRAIAVRGLTPGMAFKLAACCHPVPGDRIVGLRRPGKGVEVHAIDCMKLADGIDADWIDLSWDARTDGAIGRVRAELYNRPGTLAEMAGIFAKNHANVVNLEMTQRENPFHTYEVDLEVRDLAHLTRIISALRASDAVAQAERI, encoded by the coding sequence ATGCTCCGCCAGTACGAACTTGTCGAACGTGTGCTCGCCTACGATCCGGATGCGGACGAGGCGATGCTCAACCGCGCCTATGTCTATACCGTCCAGAAGCACGGCACCCAGAAGCGCGCCAGCGGCGACCCCTATTTCTCGCACCCGGTCGAAGTCGCGGGCCTGATGACCGAGCTGAAGCTCGACCAGGACACGATCATCACCGCGCTGCTCCACGATACGGTCGAGGACACGCTGACCACGGTGGAGGACATCGAGCGTCTGTTCGGCCCCGACGTTGCCCGGCTGGTCGACGGCGTGACCAAGCTCTCCAAGATCGAGACGATGAGCGAGAGCGAGCGCGCGGCCGAAAACCTGCGCAAGTTCCTCCTGGCGATGAGCGAGGACCTGCGCGTCCTTCTCGTCAAGCTCGCCGACCGCATGCACAACATGCGCACGCTCCACTACATCAAGAGCGAGGAAAAGCGCCGCCGCATCGCGCGCGAGACCATGGATATCTATGCCCCGCTGGCAGAGCGGGTGGGCATGTACGAGTACATGCGCGAGATGCAGCTTCTGGCTTTCGAGCAGCTTGAACCGGAAGCCTATGCCACGATCACCGGCCGCCTTGCCGCGATCCGCAGCGAGGAAGGCGCGCAGGTCGATGCCATCGCGCTCGAGATCAAGAAGGCGCTGGCCGAGGCGGGCCTGCGGGTCGAGGTCTCGGGCCGCGAGAAGCATCCCTATTCGATCTGGCGCAAGATGGCCGAGCGGCACGTGTCGTTCGAGCAGATCACCGACATCATGGCGTTCCGCGTCCTCACCGACGACGAGGACGACTGCTACAAGGCGCTGGGCATCCTCCACCGGGCGTGGCAGATGATCCCGGGGCGCTTCAAGGACTACATCTCCACGCCGAAGATGAACGGCTATCGTTCGCTCCACACGGCGCTGATCTATTCCAACGCCATGCGCGTCGAGGTGCAGATCAAGACGCGCGACATGCACGAACGCAACGAGTTCGGCCTCGCGGCGCACTGGGCCTACAAGCAGGGTGGCAAGCCCGACGGGCAGGTCGGCTGGCTGCGCGACCTGATCGAAATCCTCGAATCCAGCCACGATGCCGAGGAACTGCTCGAAAACACCAAGATGGCGATCTACCAGGATCGCATCTTCGCCTTCACCCCCAAGGGTTCGCTGTTCCAGCTGCCCAAGGGCGCGACGCCGATCGACTTCGCCTTTGCCGTCCATACCAACCTCGGCGCGCAGGCAGTCGGGGCCAAGATCAACGGCCGCCACGTGCCACTGCGCACGCCGCTGGGCAATGGCGACGTGGTCGAGATCATCAAGAGCCGCACTTCCGAACCGCAGCTCTCGTGGCTCGGTTTCGTCGTGACCGGCAAGGCCCGCGCCGCAATCCGCCGCTTCGTCCGGCAGAAGGAGCGCGCCGAAGTGGCCGCCATCGGCCGCAAGCTCTACGAGGAAATCGTCGAGCGGCTGCCCACGAAGATCGGCAAGAAGGCGCTGGCCGATGCGCTCAAGCGGCTGAAGATGGCCTCGGAGGAGGACTTCATGTTCGCCATCGGCGCGGCCAAGCTGGATGACCGGCAGGTGATGGAAGCGCTCGTGCCGGGAAGCGCGGCCAACATTCCCGAGGAGAACTGGCCCAGCCAGCGCCGCGCCATCGCGGTGCGCGGGTTGACGCCGGGCATGGCCTTCAAGCTCGCCGCCTGCTGCCACCCCGTGCCGGGCGACCGCATCGTCGGCCTGCGTCGCCCCGGCAAGGGGGTCGAGGTCCACGCGATCGACTGCATGAAGCTGGCCGACGGCATCGACGCCGACTGGATCGACCTTTCGTGGGACGCGCGCACCGATGGCGCGATCGGCCGGGTGCGCGCCGAACTGTACAACCGCCCCGGCACGCTCGCCGAAATGGCGGGCATCTTCGCCAAGAACCACGCCAATGTCGTCAATCTCGAGATGACCCAGCGCGAGAACCCGTTCCACACCTACGAGGTGGACCTCGAGGTGCGCGACCTGGCGCACCTCACCCGGATCATCAGCGCCTTGCGCGCCAGCGACGCGGTGGCTCAGGCAGAGCGGATCTGA
- a CDS encoding glycosyltransferase family 87 protein — MAATGAPTRAAEARRAGALADLVAALRTLAFLDRRRVAAYALIVLAGYLPMMAKVFLEATGSAGSDFLAFWGAGRIVAAGTPALVYDIATEQAAQAASGTGQLVVFVNPPPYLFLVAPLGYLSYPAAWIAWALAGWAAWFAVARKVLPDAWPAILAFPAAYLAASHAQNGFVTGALLIGAVLALRRSPVLSGVLFGALVIKPHLALLVPFWLAAGRQWTAFAAAAASATLLCLLSLLVFSADTWAAYPESFKASATLMAQEPGPFFLRMCTLFAALRYHFDPTVALVGQGLLSLGTAAVACLFWKRAQDEMAAGAMLLAATALASPYLFSYDLAFLALPVFWLAGEARRTGWRPWEKSALVALWLAPLATRAVALPLEINLMPLAAAALVWMIWRRAKPVRAG, encoded by the coding sequence ATGGCGGCAACCGGGGCACCAACCAGGGCAGCGGAAGCGCGGCGGGCAGGCGCCCTCGCCGATCTCGTAGCCGCGCTGCGCACGCTCGCGTTCCTCGACCGGCGCCGCGTGGCCGCTTATGCGCTGATCGTGCTGGCAGGTTACCTGCCGATGATGGCCAAGGTCTTTCTCGAGGCCACGGGGTCGGCGGGCAGCGATTTCCTTGCATTCTGGGGGGCAGGCAGGATCGTGGCGGCAGGGACGCCCGCGCTGGTCTACGACATCGCCACCGAACAGGCCGCGCAGGCGGCGAGCGGGACCGGCCAGCTCGTCGTCTTCGTCAACCCGCCGCCCTACCTGTTCCTGGTGGCGCCGCTGGGATACCTTTCCTATCCTGCCGCGTGGATCGCCTGGGCGCTGGCCGGGTGGGCGGCATGGTTCGCGGTCGCGCGCAAGGTCCTGCCCGACGCATGGCCGGCGATCCTCGCCTTTCCCGCGGCCTATCTTGCCGCCAGCCACGCGCAGAACGGTTTCGTCACCGGCGCGCTGCTGATCGGCGCGGTGCTGGCGCTGCGGCGCTCGCCGGTGCTTTCCGGCGTGCTGTTCGGCGCGCTCGTGATCAAGCCGCACCTGGCCTTGCTGGTGCCGTTCTGGCTTGCCGCCGGACGCCAGTGGACCGCCTTTGCCGCTGCGGCCGCGAGCGCCACCTTGCTCTGCCTGCTCTCGCTGCTGGTATTCAGCGCGGACACATGGGCCGCCTATCCGGAAAGCTTCAAGGCCAGCGCGACATTGATGGCGCAGGAGCCGGGACCGTTCTTCCTGCGCATGTGCACGCTGTTCGCGGCGCTGCGCTACCACTTCGACCCGACGGTCGCGCTTGTCGGGCAGGGCCTGCTGAGCCTTGGCACCGCAGCCGTGGCCTGCCTGTTCTGGAAGCGCGCGCAGGACGAGATGGCGGCAGGAGCGATGCTGCTCGCGGCAACCGCCCTCGCCTCGCCCTACCTCTTCTCCTACGACCTCGCCTTCCTCGCGCTGCCGGTGTTCTGGCTGGCGGGCGAAGCGCGCCGGACCGGCTGGCGGCCGTGGGAGAAATCGGCCCTTGTCGCGCTGTGGCTGGCACCTCTGGCGACGCGGGCCGTGGCGTTGCCGCTGGAGATCAATCTCATGCCGCTCGCCGCCGCCGCGCTGGTCTGGATGATCTGGCGGCGCGCGAAGCCGGTCAGGGCCGGATAA
- a CDS encoding GNAT family N-acetyltransferase — MDVPGAPLAEGYHNVRAGDLACVVTALEMRSPPEGLRRLTPEGDVPVQLVRWKECAPAKYRLLYKRVGAPWLWWSRLARSDDDLSAIIHDPEVQLYAVVDRARVEVGMLELDFRVAGECEIAFFGLIPGASGKGLGKWLMRKALQMAWRPGVSRVWVHTCTLDDPRAPGFYMGQGFVPCAHYVEVFPDPRLAGLLDEDCAPQVPLIRP; from the coding sequence ATGGACGTGCCGGGCGCGCCGCTGGCCGAGGGTTACCACAACGTGCGCGCGGGCGATCTTGCCTGCGTGGTCACCGCGCTTGAAATGCGCTCCCCGCCCGAGGGCCTGCGCCGCCTGACGCCCGAGGGCGACGTGCCCGTGCAACTCGTCCGCTGGAAGGAGTGCGCGCCCGCAAAGTACCGCCTGCTCTACAAGCGCGTCGGCGCACCCTGGCTATGGTGGTCGCGCCTGGCCAGGAGCGACGACGATCTGTCGGCGATCATCCACGATCCGGAAGTGCAGCTCTACGCCGTGGTCGACCGGGCGCGGGTCGAGGTCGGCATGCTCGAACTCGATTTTCGCGTCGCCGGCGAATGCGAGATTGCCTTCTTCGGCCTTATTCCGGGCGCGAGCGGCAAGGGCCTGGGCAAGTGGCTCATGCGCAAGGCGTTGCAGATGGCGTGGCGGCCCGGGGTGAGCCGCGTGTGGGTGCATACCTGCACGCTCGACGATCCGCGCGCACCCGGCTTCTACATGGGGCAGGGTTTCGTGCCCTGTGCCCATTACGTCGAAGTCTTTCCCGACCCGCGTCTAGCCGGTCTTCTGGACGAGGACTGCGCGCCGCAGGTGCCGCTTATCCGGCCCTGA
- the hemF gene encoding oxygen-dependent coproporphyrinogen oxidase, protein MSNWTDHTARARTWFESLRDRICAEFEAIEREAGSDARFAYTPWNREHEGETVENGGGGVQGLMKGRVFEKVGVNVSTVQGEFSKEFAGTINGASADAPGFTATGISLVAHMANPHVPAVHMNTRFLTTSKAWFGGGGDLNPPIPYEEDTVEFHAEYKAACDRHDPEYYPRFKKWADDYFWIPHRKVHRGVGGIFYDHLECADDAAFEANFAFTRDVGEAFINVFPRLVRRRMGMDFTPAEKLTQLEYRGRYAEFNLVWDRGTLFGLKTGGNIDAILMSLPPEAVWS, encoded by the coding sequence ATGAGCAACTGGACCGACCACACCGCCCGCGCCCGCACCTGGTTCGAAAGCCTGCGTGACCGCATCTGCGCGGAGTTCGAAGCGATCGAGCGCGAGGCGGGCTCGGACGCGCGCTTCGCCTACACTCCGTGGAACCGCGAGCACGAAGGCGAGACCGTGGAGAACGGGGGCGGCGGGGTCCAGGGCCTGATGAAGGGCCGGGTCTTCGAGAAGGTCGGCGTCAACGTATCGACCGTGCAGGGGGAATTCTCGAAGGAGTTCGCTGGCACGATCAACGGGGCGAGCGCGGACGCGCCGGGCTTCACCGCAACCGGCATCAGCCTTGTCGCCCACATGGCCAATCCGCACGTGCCCGCCGTCCACATGAACACCCGCTTCCTCACCACCAGCAAGGCATGGTTCGGCGGCGGCGGCGATCTCAATCCGCCGATCCCCTATGAAGAGGATACGGTAGAGTTCCATGCCGAGTACAAGGCGGCCTGCGACAGGCACGATCCGGAATACTATCCCCGGTTCAAGAAGTGGGCGGACGACTACTTCTGGATTCCCCACCGCAAGGTCCATCGCGGCGTTGGCGGCATCTTCTACGACCACCTTGAATGTGCCGACGATGCGGCGTTCGAGGCGAACTTCGCCTTCACCCGCGACGTGGGCGAGGCTTTCATCAACGTGTTCCCGCGCCTCGTGCGGCGGCGGATGGGCATGGATTTCACGCCCGCCGAAAAGCTGACCCAGCTCGAGTATCGCGGGCGCTATGCCGAGTTCAACCTTGTCTGGGACCGGGGCACGCTGTTCGGGCTCAAGACCGGCGGCAACATCGACGCGATCCTGATGAGTCTGCCGCCGGAAGCCGTCTGGAGCTGA
- the pdeM gene encoding ligase-associated DNA damage response endonuclease PdeM yields the protein MVPFSFAGQEFRLGAARALFWAEESALLVADLHLEKASFFARHGQMLPPYDSRATLERLAGALRETGARRVFCLGDSFHDAAATERMEPHAAGMLDALTRATDWVWITGNHDEDARAPGGTLVDELSVRGVSLRHIARKGAAGTEISGHFHPKLRVTVRGRSIARPCAVASENRLILPAFGALTGGMHAGDPAILAALQPARAIDAIVPAGERLARFALWREAA from the coding sequence ATGGTTCCCTTTTCGTTCGCAGGGCAGGAGTTTCGCCTCGGAGCGGCCAGAGCGCTGTTCTGGGCCGAGGAAAGCGCGCTGCTGGTGGCCGACCTCCACCTCGAGAAGGCCAGCTTCTTTGCCCGCCACGGCCAGATGCTCCCGCCCTATGACAGCCGCGCCACGCTGGAACGGCTGGCGGGAGCCCTGCGCGAGACCGGAGCGCGACGCGTGTTCTGCCTTGGCGACTCGTTCCACGACGCCGCCGCGACAGAACGGATGGAACCGCACGCGGCGGGCATGCTCGATGCGCTGACCCGCGCGACGGACTGGGTCTGGATCACCGGAAACCACGACGAAGACGCCCGCGCGCCCGGTGGAACGCTGGTTGATGAACTTTCCGTGCGGGGTGTGTCCTTGCGGCACATAGCCCGCAAGGGCGCCGCCGGGACCGAGATTTCAGGCCACTTCCACCCCAAGCTGCGGGTAACCGTGCGGGGCCGCTCCATCGCCCGTCCTTGCGCTGTGGCAAGCGAAAACCGCCTGATCCTGCCCGCTTTCGGCGCATTGACGGGCGGGATGCACGCCGGCGATCCGGCGATCCTTGCCGCGCTCCAGCCCGCCCGCGCGATCGACGCGATCGTCCCCGCCGGGGAACGCCTGGCCCGTTTCGCGCTGTGGCGCGAAGCAGCCTGA
- the infC gene encoding translation initiation factor IF-3, which produces MMAPPVKSGPRYNQMINVPKVRVIDENGENLGVMYTREAIEQAADVGLDLVEVSPNADPPVCKFLDVGKFRYEAQKKANLARKSQKTQEIKEIKMRPNIDDHDYETKMRNVVKFIGEGDKVKITLRFRGRELSHQQLGMNLLRKVQDDVAEIAKVEAFPRMEGRQMLMVLAPK; this is translated from the coding sequence ATGATGGCGCCCCCCGTAAAGAGCGGGCCTCGCTACAACCAGATGATCAACGTGCCCAAGGTGCGCGTGATCGACGAGAACGGCGAGAACCTGGGTGTTATGTACACCCGCGAAGCGATCGAGCAGGCGGCCGATGTCGGACTCGACCTCGTTGAAGTTTCGCCCAACGCGGACCCGCCGGTCTGCAAGTTCCTCGATGTCGGCAAATTCCGCTACGAAGCGCAGAAGAAGGCCAACCTCGCCCGCAAGAGCCAGAAGACGCAGGAGATCAAGGAGATCAAGATGCGTCCGAACATCGATGACCACGACTACGAAACCAAGATGCGTAATGTCGTGAAGTTCATCGGTGAAGGCGACAAGGTGAAGATCACCCTGCGTTTCCGTGGCCGCGAACTTTCGCACCAGCAGCTGGGCATGAACCTGCTGCGCAAGGTGCAGGACGATGTGGCGGAAATCGCCAAGGTCGAAGCTTTCCCCCGCATGGAAGGTCGCCAGATGCTGATGGTCCTCGCGCCCAAGTAA
- a CDS encoding L,D-transpeptidase: protein MIAAFLALAALTATVPATAAPASPAKEATAPATAQGAASAKATKSTKAKARSRTGKTGTKAATKAAAPMTLPPAAERVREWVSASGDHHGLPYAIIDKNAAAMFLFDAKGNALGSGPVLIGIAPGDDATPGVGSKNLAEIGPAEKTTPAGRYLARFGVAAGNQRVLWVDYATSVALHPIPGNNPKEKRRQRMLSPTSDDNRITFGCINVPKALYSGKLVPQFTRKGGYVYILPDTKPIEQVFPALYARPATVAPVPAAKAEELTAATR from the coding sequence ATGATTGCAGCATTCCTGGCACTGGCCGCCCTGACCGCGACGGTTCCCGCGACGGCGGCGCCAGCCTCTCCCGCGAAGGAGGCAACCGCTCCCGCGACGGCGCAAGGCGCCGCATCCGCGAAGGCCACGAAATCCACCAAGGCCAAGGCCCGCAGCCGTACAGGCAAGACGGGGACAAAGGCGGCAACGAAAGCCGCCGCGCCGATGACCCTCCCACCCGCCGCCGAACGCGTGCGCGAATGGGTTTCCGCCTCTGGCGACCACCACGGGCTGCCCTATGCGATCATCGACAAGAACGCTGCGGCGATGTTCCTGTTCGACGCCAAGGGCAATGCGCTTGGCTCCGGCCCAGTACTGATCGGCATCGCACCGGGCGACGATGCAACGCCGGGTGTCGGCAGCAAGAACCTTGCCGAGATCGGACCTGCGGAAAAAACGACGCCCGCAGGTCGCTACCTCGCCCGCTTTGGGGTCGCGGCAGGCAACCAGCGCGTGCTGTGGGTCGATTATGCGACCTCGGTCGCGCTCCATCCCATCCCGGGCAACAATCCCAAGGAGAAGCGCCGCCAGCGGATGCTTTCGCCCACGAGCGACGACAACCGCATCACCTTCGGCTGCATAAACGTGCCCAAGGCGCTCTATTCCGGAAAGCTGGTGCCGCAGTTCACCCGCAAGGGCGGATACGTCTACATCCTGCCCGACACCAAGCCGATCGAGCAGGTCTTCCCAGCGCTCTATGCACGGCCCGCGACCGTGGCCCCCGTCCCTGCCGCAAAGGCCGAGGAACTGACTGCCGCGACCCGGTAG